The following coding sequences lie in one Thalassoglobus polymorphus genomic window:
- a CDS encoding RNA polymerase sigma factor: MHNDNESDSQIHSRIHHLINSARAGDMVARDELLESCRNYVSVIARTNVETWMRAKVDASDLVQQTMLEAYEGFQNFDGVSEAEWLGWLRQILAHNTQDFIRRFRTEKRNVKKEIRLNPQLPNESAAGIDLSAHLQTPSQLMIQNEREFELANAIAELTADYQEVIQLRNLQRLPFDEVAERMGRSRGAVQMLWGRALKRLQEILSQNHDVSESE, from the coding sequence ATGCATAACGACAACGAGTCTGACAGCCAGATCCATTCCAGGATTCATCATCTGATCAATTCTGCCCGCGCTGGAGATATGGTAGCCCGAGATGAGTTGCTCGAATCCTGTCGAAATTATGTCAGTGTCATAGCTCGCACGAATGTGGAAACATGGATGCGGGCTAAGGTCGATGCGTCTGATCTCGTTCAGCAAACGATGCTGGAAGCATACGAAGGTTTTCAGAATTTTGATGGCGTTTCTGAAGCGGAATGGCTCGGTTGGCTGCGACAGATTCTTGCTCACAATACGCAGGACTTTATTCGCAGGTTTCGTACTGAAAAACGAAACGTAAAAAAAGAAATTCGTTTGAATCCACAGCTCCCGAATGAATCCGCAGCCGGAATCGACCTTTCTGCACACTTGCAAACTCCGTCGCAATTGATGATTCAAAACGAGCGAGAATTTGAACTCGCCAATGCAATTGCGGAACTCACCGCGGACTATCAAGAAGTCATTCAGTTACGAAATCTGCAACGACTCCCGTTTGATGAGGTGGCTGAACGGATGGGGCGTTCACGGGGGGCGGTTCAAATGCTATGGGGGCGAGCACTGAAGCGATTACAAGAAATCCTTTCTCAAAATCACGACGTTTCTGAATCTGAATGA
- a CDS encoding ATP-binding protein has product MQPGTLTDIDNLLMSLGNEEDLEVEPKSAPPMTSEEPQETPSTSNEKPEENPEESPAPNEESKEAEATEKTHAEKIEEARRLPKVSDAVAKLTGETSIRRLNMNNGVFMPLSPESLNDAGLSLSEVMNLILKFLYNRGVETGYKTALQVGLKFPLVEGILRQLKIERLAAYKNSIAGGDYLYELTELGRDRARTLSVQSTYFGTAPVPLDQYIASVNAQTLAGRKPSLKAIRRAFSDLDISDRMISNIGQAIHSGRGMFLYGAPGNGKTSMAERVTKSFGDTIWIPRSIVASGEIIRLFDPNRHRPIEGDSDHDQEVDGRWVQIERPTIVSGGELTMEDLEITYIRKTGVGEAPLQLKSNCGTLLIDDFGRQRMSTDELLNRWIVPLEQRIDFLHMESGRTIQVPFDQLIIFSSNLEPRDLVDDAFLRRIPYKIEVKDASEVEFRNLFIKMAKKARFECSHETVDYLIQHHYVGANRPFRFCHPRDLLRQVENRCTLHNLPHEITKSAIDQAVENYFSIM; this is encoded by the coding sequence ATGCAACCTGGGACATTGACCGATATCGACAATCTTCTCATGAGTCTAGGGAATGAGGAAGATTTGGAAGTTGAGCCGAAATCAGCGCCACCGATGACTTCGGAGGAGCCCCAAGAAACTCCCTCGACCTCGAATGAGAAACCTGAAGAGAATCCTGAAGAATCCCCTGCTCCGAATGAAGAATCCAAGGAAGCAGAGGCGACGGAGAAAACTCACGCAGAGAAGATCGAAGAAGCTCGTCGACTTCCTAAAGTCTCGGACGCAGTTGCCAAACTGACCGGAGAAACTTCAATCCGGCGTTTGAATATGAACAACGGGGTGTTCATGCCTTTGAGCCCCGAATCATTGAACGATGCTGGGCTGAGTCTCAGTGAAGTGATGAATTTGATCCTGAAGTTTCTTTATAATCGTGGCGTAGAAACTGGGTATAAAACGGCCTTACAGGTCGGACTGAAGTTCCCACTCGTAGAAGGAATTTTACGTCAACTCAAAATTGAACGCCTTGCCGCCTACAAGAACTCCATCGCTGGCGGTGACTATCTCTATGAATTGACCGAACTAGGACGTGATCGCGCACGCACACTGTCAGTTCAGTCAACTTATTTTGGAACCGCACCGGTTCCACTTGATCAATACATTGCGAGTGTCAACGCGCAGACTCTGGCAGGCCGCAAACCTTCTCTGAAAGCCATCCGCAGGGCCTTTTCCGATCTCGATATCAGCGACCGTATGATTTCGAACATCGGACAAGCGATCCATTCTGGCCGTGGAATGTTTCTTTACGGTGCTCCAGGAAACGGTAAAACGAGCATGGCGGAACGTGTGACCAAATCCTTCGGTGATACGATCTGGATTCCACGCTCCATTGTTGCCTCGGGTGAAATCATTCGATTATTTGATCCCAACCGCCATCGTCCCATCGAAGGCGATTCCGACCACGATCAGGAAGTCGACGGTCGTTGGGTCCAAATCGAGAGGCCGACCATCGTCTCTGGTGGAGAATTGACGATGGAAGATCTGGAGATCACCTATATTCGCAAGACGGGTGTTGGTGAGGCTCCATTACAATTGAAATCAAACTGTGGAACGCTTCTGATCGACGATTTCGGCCGTCAAAGAATGAGTACAGACGAACTGCTCAACAGATGGATTGTTCCTCTTGAGCAACGGATCGACTTCCTCCATATGGAAAGTGGTCGAACAATTCAGGTCCCGTTTGACCAGTTGATCATTTTTTCCAGTAACCTGGAACCACGAGATCTTGTCGACGACGCATTTTTGCGCCGGATTCCCTACAAGATTGAAGTCAAAGATGCATCGGAAGTCGAGTTCCGGAATCTCTTCATCAAGATGGCCAAGAAAGCCCGGTTCGAATGCTCACATGAGACCGTAGATTACCTTATCCAGCATCACTATGTCGGAGCCAATCGCCCCTTCCGGTTCTGTCATCCACGTGATTTACTGCGACAAGTCGAGAATCGCTGTACTCTCCACAACCTCCCACACGAGATCACCAAAAGCGCCATTGATCAAGCAGTAGAAAACTACTTCTCGATCATGTAG
- a CDS encoding thioredoxin family protein, protein MKTLLFSCLAVLTLNSCFQSSAEAQSVWYTDFEAAQKVAQSTNRPILIHFHAHWCNPCKQMESQVFPSRQVQQQLQQSVVAVKINSEHNPKLTSRFGVTSLPTDLFIEPSGKEIMQSVGYRGVNDYVQLVMRARTRYTDILALRNATPAMNPNESLSQKDQPVKPASVSGLMLEGYCPVTLWKSRRWEKGSQQFEAQYKGQQYRFVSAEALKRFKESPGRYVPQFLGCDPVVVWETDRAVAGDIGFGAFYDERLYLFTSNENRQRFKSAPDNFIKTQVVLHVDQIESVVR, encoded by the coding sequence ATGAAGACGCTGCTTTTCTCCTGTCTTGCCGTACTGACACTCAATTCCTGTTTCCAATCGTCCGCTGAAGCCCAAAGTGTCTGGTACACCGATTTTGAAGCGGCACAAAAAGTTGCTCAGTCGACGAATCGGCCGATCCTCATTCATTTTCATGCTCATTGGTGTAATCCGTGTAAGCAAATGGAGAGCCAGGTTTTCCCCTCAAGACAGGTTCAGCAGCAGCTTCAACAATCTGTCGTCGCTGTGAAAATCAACTCTGAACACAACCCTAAACTGACATCTCGTTTTGGGGTCACCAGCCTGCCAACGGATCTGTTTATTGAGCCGTCCGGAAAAGAGATTATGCAATCAGTCGGATATCGAGGTGTCAACGATTACGTCCAACTGGTCATGCGAGCTCGAACACGCTACACGGATATCCTTGCACTGCGAAATGCTACACCGGCAATGAATCCGAATGAGTCGTTGTCTCAGAAAGACCAACCGGTTAAGCCAGCCTCTGTGTCCGGCTTGATGCTTGAAGGGTATTGCCCGGTGACATTGTGGAAGTCTCGTCGCTGGGAGAAGGGAAGCCAGCAGTTCGAGGCTCAGTACAAGGGGCAGCAATATCGATTTGTCAGCGCTGAAGCACTGAAGCGTTTCAAGGAATCTCCCGGACGCTATGTGCCGCAGTTCCTGGGGTGTGATCCAGTCGTTGTCTGGGAGACTGATCGTGCAGTTGCAGGAGATATTGGCTTCGGCGCATTTTATGACGAACGACTCTACCTGTTCACATCAAATGAGAATCGCCAACGATTCAAGTCAGCACCAGACAATTTCATCAAGACGCAGGTGGTACTGCATGTCGATCAAATCGAAAGCGTTGTTCGATAA
- a CDS encoding FtsW/RodA/SpoVE family cell cycle protein, whose product MLDSEDLSSNLFLAFAGMLLAIGTLMVYSASMSTQSANVEQLYLSKHVIFLSIALLCGGIASQIPARFWHRLSPILYLVSVALLIAVLIPGLGHKVNGAQRWIRIGSISIQPSEIAKITLPLMVCRMRFLRSGESRETGLFPYLQLLAIIGLPLSLVLIEPDLGTTLFLLITSALALFFSRLPLRFFFLSAIALAPLGLSAIALKPYQLARIRGFIQTWTSPEEAPYQVRQSLTTLGVGGIQGTGLGKGWQKLSFLPEANTDFIFAVIGEELGLIGTLGIIVLWAGLYLSGLNLIRQSSQTGFASVAATTLLTQLVLQAALNVAVVTAMVPPKGISHPLISYGGSNLVTTVSALGLIVSLTKIRNTEVTLTPEEQHHKEENLEHEFSANSAA is encoded by the coding sequence ATGCTGGACTCAGAGGACCTCTCTTCGAATCTCTTTCTCGCCTTCGCTGGCATGCTGCTGGCGATTGGAACGCTCATGGTCTACAGCGCGAGCATGTCGACTCAGTCAGCAAATGTTGAACAGCTCTATCTTTCAAAGCATGTCATCTTCTTAAGCATCGCATTACTTTGCGGCGGAATTGCTTCTCAAATACCGGCTCGTTTCTGGCATCGACTTTCACCAATCCTTTATCTCGTAAGCGTTGCTTTGTTGATCGCTGTCCTGATCCCTGGACTGGGGCACAAAGTGAACGGAGCGCAACGGTGGATCAGAATCGGTTCGATTTCGATACAACCCTCAGAAATTGCCAAGATTACGCTTCCGCTTATGGTGTGCCGGATGAGATTTCTTCGCAGCGGGGAATCACGTGAAACAGGTCTGTTTCCCTACCTTCAGCTTCTTGCCATCATCGGATTGCCGCTAAGTTTGGTGCTCATCGAACCAGACCTGGGGACGACATTGTTTTTATTGATTACTTCTGCGCTGGCACTGTTCTTCAGTCGCCTCCCCCTTCGTTTTTTCTTTCTGTCCGCGATCGCATTGGCTCCACTTGGTTTGAGTGCGATTGCTCTCAAACCCTATCAACTCGCGCGAATTCGTGGGTTCATACAAACCTGGACATCCCCCGAGGAAGCTCCTTATCAAGTTCGGCAATCATTGACGACCCTCGGAGTGGGCGGAATTCAGGGGACTGGATTAGGCAAAGGTTGGCAAAAGCTGAGTTTCTTACCAGAGGCGAACACCGACTTCATCTTCGCTGTGATCGGAGAAGAACTTGGACTGATCGGAACTCTGGGCATCATTGTCTTGTGGGCAGGACTTTACCTGAGTGGTCTCAACTTGATTCGACAGTCATCTCAAACCGGTTTTGCTTCAGTCGCAGCCACAACGCTTCTCACGCAACTCGTGTTGCAGGCTGCCCTGAACGTGGCAGTGGTGACCGCAATGGTCCCACCTAAAGGAATTTCGCATCCATTGATTAGTTATGGTGGGAGCAATCTGGTAACAACGGTCTCAGCGCTCGGACTCATTGTGAGCTTGACAAAAATTCGCAACACGGAAGTCACTTTAACTCCGGAAGAACAACATCACAAAGAAGAGAACCTTGAACACGAATTCTCTGCCAATTCAGCCGCCTGA
- the murG gene encoding undecaprenyldiphospho-muramoylpentapeptide beta-N-acetylglucosaminyltransferase, protein MNTNSLPIQPPEFSFLFCGGGSGGHLFPALAVCEELIERFGLGCRFLFTTTGKQIETSLLVNQNIEIETVHIPSSPLGKLKRHPIRESRVLLSAFRQARKVIKEFAPTIVIGLGGYGSLPGILAARSLRRPILLMEQNTIPGSANVLLSRFSSRICTSYPETAQHFHFSSKRACVETGNPVRKSILTLSECRSSTASRTLTVLGGSQGAVAINAAMQSLVEQSPELFKGWTIFHQTGSTENENIERAYNAAAISAVVSQFFTNIEEVLNQSTFVVSRAGATTLAELAVLGKPALLVPYPNSARDHQEKNALYYSTNKAAVIVHQSNNAETFATHLRNELSNIIASSELQDSMSQNMRKLGKPDAAKSVVQQIADQIQFRQT, encoded by the coding sequence TTGAACACGAATTCTCTGCCAATTCAGCCGCCTGAATTTTCGTTTCTTTTTTGCGGAGGCGGGAGCGGAGGTCATCTCTTCCCTGCCTTGGCGGTCTGTGAAGAATTGATTGAGCGGTTCGGTCTTGGGTGTCGGTTTCTTTTTACAACAACCGGGAAGCAAATCGAAACGAGTCTGCTCGTCAACCAGAATATTGAAATTGAAACAGTTCACATCCCCTCTTCCCCGCTTGGCAAGCTGAAACGACATCCAATCCGGGAGTCGCGAGTTTTACTTTCTGCGTTTCGACAAGCCCGAAAAGTCATCAAAGAGTTTGCCCCCACGATCGTCATCGGACTCGGAGGCTACGGAAGTCTCCCTGGCATTCTGGCAGCTAGAAGCCTCAGGCGACCGATCCTGCTGATGGAGCAAAACACAATCCCCGGAAGTGCCAACGTTTTACTCTCTCGATTCTCAAGTCGAATCTGCACAAGTTACCCGGAAACTGCGCAACATTTTCATTTTTCGTCGAAACGTGCCTGCGTCGAAACGGGGAATCCGGTCAGGAAATCAATCCTGACGCTTTCAGAGTGCCGCTCCTCCACTGCTTCCCGCACACTGACAGTGTTAGGGGGAAGTCAGGGAGCAGTCGCAATCAACGCTGCAATGCAATCACTCGTTGAGCAATCTCCGGAACTCTTCAAAGGCTGGACGATCTTTCATCAAACCGGATCAACTGAGAACGAGAATATTGAACGAGCCTACAACGCCGCCGCGATTTCGGCGGTGGTCTCCCAGTTTTTCACAAACATTGAAGAGGTTCTCAACCAATCGACCTTCGTGGTCAGCAGAGCGGGAGCCACGACGTTGGCTGAGTTGGCAGTCTTAGGGAAACCAGCATTGCTGGTCCCCTATCCAAACTCTGCACGCGATCATCAAGAAAAGAATGCTCTGTATTACTCCACCAACAAGGCAGCGGTCATTGTCCACCAAAGCAACAACGCGGAGACTTTTGCAACTCATCTCAGAAACGAACTGAGCAACATTATTGCCTCGTCAGAATTGCAAGACTCGATGAGCCAAAACATGCGCAAGCTCGGAAAACCTGACGCCGCTAAGTCAGTCGTCCAACAAATCGCCGATCAAATCCAGTTCCGCCAGACTTGA
- a CDS encoding arsenate reductase ArsC has protein sequence MSKTQVLFLCTGNSCRSQMAEGWARLLHRDKIDVYSAGIEAHGMNPNAVKVMAEAGVDISGQSSKLASSLEDIPLDVVITVCGHADENCPGFLGKARVVHVGFDDPPKLAKEAASEEEALDHYRRVRDEIRDFVTNDLLKTTESAS, from the coding sequence ATGTCTAAAACTCAAGTTCTTTTTCTCTGTACTGGAAACTCCTGCCGCAGCCAGATGGCTGAAGGATGGGCGAGACTTTTGCATAGAGATAAAATCGACGTGTACTCAGCCGGGATCGAAGCTCACGGCATGAACCCGAATGCCGTGAAAGTGATGGCAGAAGCCGGAGTCGACATTTCCGGGCAATCTTCAAAGCTGGCAAGTTCACTGGAAGATATTCCACTGGATGTGGTCATCACAGTCTGCGGCCACGCCGATGAAAACTGCCCAGGGTTTCTGGGGAAAGCTCGTGTTGTTCACGTCGGGTTTGATGATCCTCCTAAACTGGCGAAGGAGGCAGCAAGCGAAGAAGAAGCACTCGACCACTACCGACGTGTTCGAGACGAAATTCGCGATTTCGTCACCAACGACTTACTTAAGACGACCGAGTCTGCGTCTTGA
- the arsA gene encoding arsenical pump-driving ATPase, with translation MKHLKHPTRILFFTGKGGVGKTTMACATAVQLADQGKRVLLVSTDPASNLHDVLATQIGNSPTPITNVPGLSAMNIDPAESARAYRERMIGPYRGVLPEAAVASMEEQLSGSCTLEIAAFDEFSRLLGDEASTTDFDHVIFDTAPTGHTLRLLTLPSAWSGFMETNTTGTSCLGPLAGLQDQQKIYQQSVAMLSDEKSTTLVLVTRPDASALKEAARTSRDLRQLGVDNQQLIVNGLFVATDKSDPLALTMETRFARVLNDMPDELADLPRSDVPLTAGNVLGIELLRMIGSDEAAITSTTEESQAVDSTLPGLESLLADLEAPGHGVILSMGKGGVGKTTVAASVAVALADRGHEVHLSTTDPAAHVMATLAAESMPHLTVSRIDPVQETADYTAEVMQTAGAGLDDAGRALLEEDLRSPCTEEIAVFRAFAQAVAEGTDRFVVLDTAPTGHTILLLDSALAYHREVSRQSMEMSESVQNLLPRLRDPEFTRVLIVTLPEATPVHEATQLQTDLRRAEIEPFAWVVNQSLTPLAVTDPVLKQRRAGEWPFITEIRDVQSQRSAVIPMLTEPPVGIDLLREMTSLQVSESGTNSN, from the coding sequence ATGAAGCATCTCAAACATCCGACTCGCATTCTGTTCTTCACCGGTAAAGGTGGCGTTGGCAAAACGACGATGGCTTGCGCGACCGCAGTGCAACTCGCAGACCAAGGGAAACGGGTGCTGCTCGTTTCCACTGATCCGGCGTCCAATCTGCACGATGTGCTGGCGACACAGATCGGGAATTCTCCAACGCCGATTACTAATGTGCCCGGTCTCTCCGCGATGAATATTGATCCGGCTGAATCGGCCCGAGCCTATCGGGAACGTATGATCGGTCCGTATCGCGGAGTACTGCCTGAGGCTGCTGTCGCCAGTATGGAAGAGCAGCTTTCTGGCTCCTGCACTCTGGAGATCGCCGCGTTTGATGAGTTCTCCCGTCTTCTCGGAGATGAAGCGTCGACGACTGATTTTGATCACGTCATCTTTGACACTGCACCGACAGGTCACACATTGCGATTGCTAACGCTTCCGTCTGCCTGGTCCGGTTTCATGGAGACGAATACTACGGGAACGTCCTGCCTGGGACCTCTCGCGGGTTTACAGGATCAGCAGAAAATTTATCAACAGTCGGTCGCAATGCTGTCCGATGAGAAAAGCACGACACTGGTACTGGTGACGCGCCCCGATGCCTCGGCGTTGAAGGAGGCAGCTCGCACCAGTCGCGATCTCCGTCAACTGGGTGTTGATAATCAGCAGCTGATCGTGAATGGTCTGTTCGTAGCTACGGATAAAAGTGATCCATTGGCGCTGACAATGGAAACACGTTTTGCGAGGGTATTAAACGACATGCCCGACGAACTCGCAGATTTGCCACGCAGCGATGTCCCTTTGACAGCGGGAAATGTGCTCGGTATTGAATTGCTACGAATGATTGGCTCGGACGAGGCGGCAATCACCTCCACTACTGAAGAGTCGCAAGCAGTCGATTCGACGCTCCCCGGTCTCGAATCATTACTGGCTGACTTAGAAGCTCCGGGGCATGGGGTTATTCTTTCTATGGGCAAAGGTGGTGTTGGCAAGACGACAGTGGCAGCAAGTGTTGCAGTCGCTCTAGCTGACAGAGGCCACGAAGTGCATCTCTCGACAACTGACCCGGCTGCCCACGTCATGGCGACGCTGGCAGCTGAGTCGATGCCGCATCTGACAGTCAGCCGAATTGATCCGGTTCAAGAGACTGCGGACTACACCGCTGAGGTGATGCAGACTGCAGGAGCCGGACTGGATGATGCTGGGCGTGCCTTGCTCGAAGAAGACTTGCGTTCCCCCTGCACGGAAGAGATTGCCGTGTTCCGTGCCTTCGCCCAAGCTGTGGCGGAAGGAACGGATCGTTTTGTAGTCCTCGACACTGCTCCGACCGGCCATACAATCCTGCTGCTCGATTCAGCTCTGGCTTATCACCGTGAAGTCAGTCGGCAATCGATGGAGATGTCGGAATCAGTGCAAAATCTTTTGCCCCGATTGCGGGACCCCGAGTTCACGCGCGTTCTGATTGTGACCCTTCCCGAGGCGACTCCTGTCCACGAAGCGACTCAGTTGCAAACAGACCTGCGGCGTGCTGAGATCGAACCGTTCGCCTGGGTTGTGAACCAAAGCCTCACACCGCTTGCTGTGACTGATCCAGTCTTAAAGCAGAGACGGGCTGGTGAATGGCCGTTTATCACGGAAATCCGAGACGTTCAGTCGCAACGGAGTGCAGTAATCCCGATGCTCACGGAACCTCCAGTTGGCATCGACCTCTTAAGGGAGATGACATCGCTGCAGGTTTCCGAGAGTGGAACCAATTCGAACTGA
- the arsD gene encoding arsenite efflux transporter metallochaperone ArsD: MSKIQIYDPAMCCSSGVCGPQVDPVLPRFASDLEWLKSKGHQVERFNLGQQPAEYASNPTVQQLLQAEGVDCLPLVLVDGRVMSRSEYPTRENLALWTGTQLKASALPVVSDEAGDCCGSSGCC; this comes from the coding sequence ATGAGTAAAATTCAAATCTATGATCCTGCAATGTGTTGTTCGAGCGGTGTTTGTGGCCCTCAGGTTGACCCCGTATTGCCCCGTTTCGCCAGCGATTTAGAATGGCTGAAGTCGAAAGGCCACCAAGTCGAGCGATTTAATCTTGGCCAGCAGCCTGCAGAATACGCTAGTAATCCAACCGTTCAGCAGTTGTTGCAGGCAGAAGGGGTTGACTGCTTGCCGCTAGTCCTGGTGGATGGTCGGGTGATGAGTCGTAGCGAGTATCCGACACGCGAGAATCTCGCATTGTGGACAGGAACGCAATTGAAAGCTTCCGCTTTGCCAGTTGTTTCAGACGAGGCTGGAGACTGCTGCGGCAGCTCTGGCTGCTGTTGA
- a CDS encoding ArsR/SmtB family transcription factor, whose product MSTGKQRQQKCDSRPVKLPVDESADVLAKLAWAVAHPARVRIIRLLINREACVCGEIVSELPLAQSTVSQHLKILKDSGLIQGEIDGPKVCYFINREKLAELKGLISDL is encoded by the coding sequence ATGTCCACAGGAAAGCAACGTCAGCAAAAGTGTGATTCGCGGCCGGTCAAATTACCGGTTGACGAGAGCGCAGACGTATTGGCGAAATTGGCTTGGGCAGTGGCGCATCCGGCTCGTGTACGAATCATTCGATTGTTGATTAATCGAGAGGCGTGTGTCTGTGGTGAAATTGTTTCGGAACTGCCGCTTGCTCAGTCCACGGTCTCTCAGCATCTGAAAATCTTGAAGGATTCCGGCCTCATTCAAGGCGAGATTGACGGTCCTAAAGTCTGCTACTTCATCAATCGAGAGAAGCTTGCAGAGTTAAAGGGGTTGATCTCGGACTTGTGA